In a genomic window of Lycium ferocissimum isolate CSIRO_LF1 chromosome 9, AGI_CSIRO_Lferr_CH_V1, whole genome shotgun sequence:
- the LOC132029768 gene encoding E3 ubiquitin-protein ligase AIP2: MVQKGKFIELSKQSRMEEELKKKLEELQKKLGKKQMFEEAVSTIRSLLLQYYPSASQSLRNSFYTVVCRVATILKTRYTMPGFWNAGLGLFIEAEHLVSGSSEKKHLQSCITQAREQLAEVVNESQNTTSTENGSNRRFLFEGHLTVDPEPEQPAWLEQSNLLTAAAALLAGESSQGDPANVNASEGGRNVLEELVARLDNIIPEMLDDGPAAPRRPPASKQVVANLPVTTVTDEFLTKLGADAECAICRDVLVVDDKMQELPCKHMFHPPCLKPWLDEHNSCPICRHELLTDDHHYESWKEREKEAEEERKGAANAVREGEYMYV, translated from the exons ATGGTCCAAAAGGGAAAGTTTATTGAATTAAGCAAACAATCAAGAATGGAGGAAGAATTAAAGAAGAAGCTTGAAGAATTACAGAAGAAATTAGGGAAGAAACAAATGTTTGAGGAAGCTGTATCCACAATTagatctcttcttcttcaatattATCCTTCTGCTTCCCAATCTCTTCGTAATTCG TTCTATACGGTTGTATGTCGGGTTGCCACCATTTTAAAGACAAGATACACAATGCCTGGATTTTGGAATGCTGGACTCGGGCTATTCATTGAGGCTGAGCACCTGGTGTCAGGGTCGTCTGAGAAGAAACATTTGCAGAGTTGCATTACTCAGGCGCGAGAGCAGTTAGCTGAAGTAGTGAATGAATCTCAGAATACAACATCAACAGAAAATGGCTCAAATAGAA GATTCCTTTTTGAGGGGCATCTAACTGTTGACCCTGAGCCTGAGCAGCCTGCTTGGCTCGAGCAGTCTAATCTTCTCACTGCCGCTGCAGCACTTCTGGCTGGTGAATCCTCTCAAGGTGATCCAGCCAATGTTAACGCTTCGGAAGGTGGTCGCAATGTACTTGAGGAGCTGGTTGCTAGACTAGATAATATAATACCAGAG ATGCTGGACGACGGTCCTGCTGCCCCGAGAAGGCCACCTGCCAGTAAACAAGTCGTGGCAAACCTCCCAGTTACTACTGTCACAGATGAGTTCTTGACAAAGCTTGGTGCAGACGCGGAATGTGCAATTTGTAGGGACGTGTTAGTTGTAGATGACAAGATGCAAGAGTTGCCCTGCAAGCATATGTTTCACCCTCCTTGCCTGAAGCCATGGCTG GATGAGCACAACTCTTGTCCAATTTGTCGGCATGAGTTGCTCACAGATGACCATCACTATGAGAGCTGGAAGGAGCGAGAAAAGGAGGcggaggaagaaagaaaaggggctGCTAATGCAGTTCGTGAGGGTGAATACATGTATGTATAA